The window GGGTTGACAAAGAAAATGGCAGGAAGGAAGAATATGTTTCGCATGGTCGTGCTAACATATCTTCTATTTTGACACGAATAAGGCTTTTTTTTTCGTTTCAATTATCAGAGCTAAAGGCAGAGCCTACGTGTATGGTGTAGCTACATAAGCCCTATGGTAACCTTAGTCTACATAAACCTTGTAGGTATGCAACTCATTCACCACCTGAATAAAATCGCACAAAGGAGCACTATAACTCCCAGACTCGTTCAAAAAACTGTAAGACCAAGTTCTAGGAGTCTCGTATGATTTGGTCCAATGTTGAGGAAAAGAAAATTTGGAGAGTGCCCAGGGCCTATAACTACACATCTCTCGGCGCCTTATCAACATAGGACTCGCACTCTGTTGAGTATATATACTGCACCTATTTttaaaataataaaaatattaatatTACCGTTGTGTGCTGGGAAACAAGAGTAAGAAACGATGAAAATAAGGAAATACTCCCACCATAAAGAATGTTAGAGAATTTAGATCactactcttatatttctttatagagggagtataatGTAAAAACACCTTTTTTTTGAAAAGGGCAAAAGACTTGCGGCATTCATTAATTAAGAGAGAGTTTAGAACAGGTTTGGCTGGCCGCCCTAGGGCAAGTAGCCGGTAAAACAAAAGCCTACTCTCCCGACATAAGATTACACAAATGGGTTGCGCCTGCCAACCCCCAATTCTTCGCCCCGCACTGGATTTTGGCCATGATTACTGCCGACGTGGCGAATTTGTTGTTGAAGATTCTTGCGTTGCGCTCGTTCCATATCTCCCAAGACACAAGCATTGTAGTAGAAGCCATGGCCTTACGACGTCCAAAGCCGTCATGAACCATGGCGTACCACCAAGATTGGACATCTTCGAACCCAAAAGTATTTGGGTGTAACCCTTCAAGCTGAAGCCAGTCGCGCACCATGATCCACACCATTATGGAGAACCTACATTGAAAGAGTAGGTGTGACACCAACTCCGAAACTTGGTTGCACAACGAACAATTGCCACAATTTGGCCAACCACGTTTAACAAGGCAGCCGGCCGTCCTAACTCGGTTTTGAGTGATCAACTAGGTAAAGAACTTGCATTTTGGCGGTGCCCAGTTCTTCCAAATCATGCTCTTGAAGCTAGAAGCCATGATGCCGCAAAACTGTGCCTTGTATGCAGTGGCCGCCGAATAATGCCCTGAGGTGGTGAGCTTCCAAGTGATGGTGTCGGGGTGGTTGTCTTGTAGTTGCACCTGGGTCACCAAAGTCCAAAGCGAGATGAATTCTTGGATGTGCGCCACTGTTAGGCCATTTGAGAACCGAATTTTGTCCACCCAAGCACCATTCTGAATTGCCTTCCTTACGCTCCAACTTTTGCTTCTGGGAATGTCAAAAATTAGTGGTGCAATGTGCTTAGGTCTAAACCCATCAAGCCAGGCGACTCATAGAAGCTCGCCTTGCGCCCATCTCCTATCGTGACCTTCGTGAGGGCGTGAAAAAGGCCCATGTCCTCCTTGTCGCAAGGGTTCCCGGTGCCCACCCAAGGTCTTTCCGGCGTGATCCACTCAAGCCATGGCCACCTTAGGCGGAGTGCGCGAGCAAACTTTGCAAGGTGAAGGATACCAAGGCTACCGAGGATCATGGAGCGGCACACAGAAGTCAAGTTAATTTTGCATTTTGCCCCCAGAAACCTTGTCGGAACCCGCACAAATCAAGGCCCTCCGGATCTTGTCAACGGCTTGTAGAACCTCAGCTGGAATGACAAGCGTCGTGATGTGGTAACTTGCAGTGTTTTCCCTGCCAAGATGGCGACTTGCCGACGACCTGGTCCTCGAGGTGCTAGAAGTGGCTCCTCTTTAAGCGCCTAATCGACAAGGGAAGCCCAAGGTAGCGCAAGGGGAACGTCGAGCGCACCGCGGGCATGCTTTGCATGATGTCTTCAAGGTCCAATCCTTCACACCGGATGGGTGCCACACAAAGCGTTTTTTGGAAATTTGTAGCCAGTCCGGTCACCTCTCCAAAGCTTTCCAAGACATATAGTGGAGATGGCCTGGACGTCCTCCTTGATCGGTGCAACAAATATTGCCGCGTCGTCCGCATAAAGCGATGTCCGGAGTTGCACCCCTCGACCACCCAAGTCACCGATGCATCCCTTCATTAAACTGTGGCAGCCGGCATCTGAGATCTGATGTATTGTCTAACTATCTGACACGCTGacagctgatgcacatgaagatgtgGATACTTAAACATTATAGCAGATGCACATGAAGGTGTGGATACTTGACATTATTGGCAGCTGCAGGAGCCGGGGTGCTAACCATACGATACGACCGAGAGTGTGAGAGCAATTGTTTACCatctcccacaaaacaaatgcataagacttctcgcaaaaaaaaaaaaaacaaatgcATAAGACGAGGGCCTGAGCCAAAACCCACAAGTCCAGTCCATGCCCTGCACCGTACGCACACACCGAGGAAAAGAACTCCGGAGATGAGACGGCGGATGGGCGTCGGTAACCGCGACCGCATCCGAGACGCCGGGCCAAGGAGGAGGGAGCACATCGTCAAAGGGACCCTAGCAGCCTAGCTCCCCTCTTTTACTATCATCGCGCCTGCACTGCACCGGAGGTCCGCCCGCCGCGGCACGCCGTCTTTGTGTCTTTCTTTCGCTAGATTTAGGGTTGGTTCTCCATGCTTTACAGGTCGGAGGAGTCGGACAGACAAATCCTGCACCCCCGCACCGCATTGCTCCTAGAATCTTCTTTTTGTTTTTTACTTTCAATCACCCTTTGCGTTCTACGCTGCTCCCGCGTCTGTAgcagagcaatgctacatccacgcaaAGCTACGTAAGGTTTACGTAATGCTGCTGATTTTGCAAATTTTAATTGGAATAAGGGGAGTGAGGGGGGCCCACAGCCATGAAAATCAAGGTTACATAGGATCACGTAGATGTAGTATTATAGGCATGATGATCCTACTCCCttggttcctaaatataagtctttttagacatttcaaataaaATATAACATACGgatatatgtagacatattttagaatatagattcactcatttgacTGAGCCTGCAGGGAGAGAAAGATTTCATACAAAAAAAAAAAACTGCCCCCGCGTCGTCCGCCTGGGCGACTCGGGCGGCTCGATCCGCTTTTTCCGGCGTCGTCCCTGTgcgccctcccctcgccgccgccagtcggcgtcatcGAGCTTGCTCGGGCGGCTGACGGCGGCAGCAGGGTTCCGTTCCCGTGGATCTTTGGGCAACGTATTCAACGAGATGCAGATGGTGGCTGGCCGCTGTGAAGGTTGATGCTGCAGCGGCGGCTCCAGCGCTCCACGTATCTGGCGGAAGCATGACTTGGGATAACTAGGTCAGCACCATGTGCGCTCGCGACGCAGTCATCTTCATCGACAGGACCACTGGAGCATGCACACCTGTTGCTCCTCTGCGTCTTGTGCTGTGACTTCCTCCGATGCATCCAACCTGAGAGCACACCCATGCTAGGGCCGCTGCTCCATGGGTGCATCTTTGGCGTTGGTGCGTAGTGCTCATGGTGGTTGTTCCCTCAGGTTCGGCCGTGAATCTGGTCCGCAGGCTGCTGTGTGGTTGTGGGCTAGACTGCTTACCTCAAGAGCTTCAAACCTGAATGATGTGCGTCCACTGGTGCGAAAACGCTTGAGGTAGTGGCAGCTCGTGGAGCTGTCGTCTGATACAGATCAGCCAACATCTGCTACTTGTGAGGATGGTGTAGGCCTTCAGAGTGTCCCCATCCCGGGATTTTGGTGGTGCCGACAGTCCTTCTTCCTGTCAGCACTAATCTTGATCGCAGCCTCATGCAGCGACCTGGCCGAGTCACGTTCATGCGTGAGTAGCGGCCGGGATTCCATCTACATGCATGGCTGGTTAGTTAGTGGGCTAGCTACAAAGCTGGCCGTGAGTGATTCTAGTATGCATGCTAGCTGAGTTGGTTAGTGCATGGAGGTGTGGCGTCATGGTAGTTAGTAAGTGTTGTTAGTGGCCGATGGAGGCGGCTAGGCTGTGCGTGGCCTTGCATATTTAAGTGGCTGCTGGTGTTGTGTAGAGAGAGAGGAGCCAGAGAAAGATGTAGCCTCTTGGAGTGTATGTGTGCTCGCCGTGGGATGGTGTGTGTGGCAGAGTTCGAGCTCGCCGGAAATACAAGGGGCTGTTCATGCGGCCGGAGGCGTTTGTGCGCCGGGAAACCTcgtgtcctctctctctcttgtttcttcCTTGTCTCCGGTGATCGCCGTGGTTCAGTGAGTAGGCTAGACACCTACACTTCCCCGTCAAAGTCTTCGTCGGATGGTGGCGAGAGAAGATCTTGTCTCGTCTTGTCAGCTTGCTCGTACGGGTGTGGACATCCCCCGGCACAAGGACCGTGCGCATATGCAACTACTGGGATTGAGAAAAGTGGAGGAGAAGGCACAAGACTACTTCGATTGGGTGGTACTTCTGCAGTACCTAGTCTCGAGCTCCGTGGTGAAAACCATAGGTTTGACCCTAGTTGGTCATATCTGGCAATGGCGCGTTCTTTTGCGTTGTTACCCTGATGAGGGCATTGCTCGGAATTGGCTCGGACAACACcttcagggtgaaaacccatgATCTAACCTTGGTGGTTGGATTCGGCGACGGCGGCGCTTCAACGTCGTTCCTTTTCTGAAGGCGTCGCTTTTGGAGAGCCTTTCTCGTAGTCCTTATGTTGTGACGAGATGGTTGACGCCGATGGTCACTGTTGTATATCGTTTATTGTTGCTTTCAATTCTTCGGGTTTTCTTTTCTTCACCTAGGCATAGCTTCGGTCTTTTATGACTTTGCTCTTTGCCGAAGTGACGTGTGGGTGCGTGTgttgtgttggctgtgtgcattctAATTGTGCAGAGGCCGTGTGTGTACTCGTTATGATTGTATCCCTCGATGCTACACTATGAGTCAATAAGAAGGCACCCTTTATCGAAaaagattcatttattttgctccgtatgtagtcacttgttgaaatctccaaaaagacttatatttagaaacgaggGAGTAGGTCGCATGATGATCCTCTAAAAAGAAGAGAGAGGCATccaaccccaaccccaaccccaaccGCATGATTGTGTTGGGTTGTGCGTGGCAGCTTCCGCGGGTTTCTTCCTCTTCTCTTAGGcttctttggtttggaggaatcttGTAGGATTTTAGAGGATAGGATTTTTGTAGGAAAAATTTCTatggagccctttggtttgtaggaatggattcctattcctatataggataggaatcaatcctttatATTTCAAAGGAAAAAAATATTAGTCTAGACTTAATGGAAAAAATCATATCCTATGAATCAGATGACATCTCTTAATCTATAGGAAGTGAGATGCATGCCACCTCGCTTTCtatgatattcctatcctatgaaccaaaggaggccttaatcaAAAGAGTAGAGAATTCTTCTTCTTCGAGCTCGAGCTCCAGCTATGCTAGTGCACGCCTACATACTTGCCTGTCAATAACTCGGCTTCATTATTAGGTCCACCTCTATGGTTTTCAGGATAATGCTCTGTCGGGCATGGAGCTGTCTGGCACCGGCCTCTGCAAAGGTTATCAGCGAGGACCAGTAGGCAGCCAGTCCACTGTCTTTAAGACTGAGCCACCATTCATGTttgttctctttctttttttttttttgaaagaaaaggCAGAACCAAAATCCCATTCATGTttgttctctttcttttttttgaaaGAAAAGGCAGACCAAAATCCCATTCATGTTTGTTCAGAGAGGAAACTGTCATGTCGATTATTTACCATGTTTCCTGCCATTTGCTTCTTTGTTTTCACATGACAATGAAGTTTTCTTCAGATTTCAGGCTCTTCGAGCACAAAATCACCAGCAAAACACGACTCAAGAACCAAGAGCAAGTGATCATCAGCATATTCATGCTCACAGCATGCACAATTAAAAGCAAGTATTTCAAAAGTAAGGATAcagcatcttctcttcttcaagaaAGATGGCAGTGACACAGCCAAAACATACCGACGACACGAGCAAAAGAATGCATCAATCTTTTGCCTCTACTCTCCCTACACTCCATCTAGGACCAACCACAAATTACCAGCTGGTCGCTTTTGAACAATTCATGGAGATGCAGGGTAGAGCACCAATCCTAATCTGAATCACAATGCTAGAGATGGAATTCTAATCCTCCAGCGCCACGTCTACATCGAGTCGGTAGTACTTTACAGTTGAACTCTCACCTCCCCACATCACTTCCCATGTGCTTGATCGGTCACACACAAGGCTGCTGCGCCGTCCTTAAATTAGTCTAGTCGGAAGAGTCGCCTATGTACCGGGAGAACATACCGCCTCGACCGCCACCCTCTTCATCACATCCGGGCAGGGGTCTCCACCGAAGTTGTCGGGGGAGATGGCGATGGCGCACCTTTGCTTCCCAATGCATTTCTGTTCAAATGAACACAAGAAACATCAGCAAGTAGCATAACAATGTGAACATGGGCATTCTGTAGCACTCCGGTGCAGAGAATTCAAGCGGTCTAAAACTACTGAAAGAAATTAACTGACCTCAAGAACAGTCTGTGACTTGGTCGAATGGCACTCCCCTTGCTCGAAACTTCCGCAAGTCCCAGAGGGCGTCCCGAAGCTTGCAAATTTGATGGCAGAAATAGACTGCCCAGGCGCGCATCTTAGATGCACCTTCGACCTGTGTAACTCAGGCTTAGCTTCCCCTGAGCTCTCAGTCTGCCAGTTCTTGATACTTGGATGAAACTCTGATACATCAGCACAGACGCTTGACACTGATCTCTTCACAAGCGAAATCTTCGAAGTATCCCCGCCAAGTTCCTCGAAAACAACTAACAGATTTCTAGATGGCTGCAACCAGGATTTTGGCACATGATACCTGAATATATCAGTTTGAACAATTTAGTCAATGCAGTAGCAACAATACTTTACTAACGagggcaaaaaacaaaaaataattggaaGTGAATGCTCCAGTTTTAATGGTGAAGGAAGACAAGTATCAAGCAGTATGATTTTGGATACTAAAAAAAGACGAGGCAGCGGGCTGATTATCTCATTCAAATGTTGTGGTAAATGGTCTTACCAGCGTTGTGTCGGCTGACCGCAACCTGCTTGACATTTGGTTGCCCGGAATGACCCAGTGTAACTGTAATCTTTGCAGTCCCCAGTTGCATATGCTAATGAGTACCGTCCAATGCTTTGTCCGTTTATCCAGATTTGTCCCTTacccatgctacccatatccagagCCAGAGGTTCATCACCACTTGGAGTATCAAAGTATGCCTATTAAAACAAGCAGTTGTAAGAGTGGGACTGAATATATTATACCGCTAAAGGGTTCCTATCATAGATTGATTTTTTTCCTtaccctataccatgccaatggcaTTTGGTTTTGTGCTATCAATGATCCTTGCATCCATTCAACTGAACTTGCACCTTCTAAGGAGTTCAGGTTCATTTGTTCACCTTTCAGACCAACCTAGAATGGATAAGGTACATTTATTTACCTTCTTTCTTACTTGAACATAAATTAGTCAACAACAAAGTTACTAGATGCTGCACTCACCTGATAGGTCCATGTCTGCCAGGTCAGATCTCGCGAACCTTCGTCCAAACCATGAAGCACAACAGGACCATTGACACCAGTATTCCATGTCTCGTAATGAACCCCGATATTCTACAGGGACAAGAATAGTTCAGTCATATATGCAAGATCATTAGCTGTAAGTTTATAAATTCATGCAGCGATGAGGGAACGAACCGGCAGCCCGCAAGCAACACTCAGCAGCGAAATTTTGTTAGTACCGGCACGAAGGTTAACATTGCCCTTGTATGAGATTCTTTTATCTTCCCTGGTTCCAGAAGCAGAACCTACACCAGAACAAAAATTATTTTATTCACTATTCAGTTTCCACAGTGCTGGTGTTGTATAGACAAGAGAGCAGTTTCAAGTGGAAAACCTTGTAGCTGTCCATTGATAAAGATATGCAAGGCATGGCCAGCAGATTGCACAGAGAGAGACAAAGGCTTGCCACCTTGTAGAAACTTCTCAGAGGGGCTTACATCCACACTACAATAATCATTTTAAGCATATTATGTTTCAGCATGAAAGGATGCAGAGGCCAGTgataatcctccttttctaaaacaaAAAGCATGAAAGACATGAACCTCGCTTTTTCATAAACAGAAAACGAAGAAAGTTTTACAAACAGATCAAACTCCAATGAAGTTGGATTTAGAGGCCTGTAACTTATTCGTGTGGCAATTACCTGGTCATGTACCAAAGATAATCACTGGTGTCTCTTGTGACGTTAAGCTGTTCCAGTAGACCAGTTGTGGTGAGCAATGGAGCAGCTGCCAGTGAACCAACCTCCTCATCATACCTCTCCCACATCATTGAAGAGGCCCCATCGGACCACATTTGCATTTGAGATGTCTGAACACCAACCTGTGGAGATAATAGCATTTTGGACCAGCTAAACAACCTCCACATATAATGGATTGAAATAACAAGACCGGAGAACGACGTAATACCATACTCATAAGCACAAGTGGAACTTACTGTTGCAGTATTATAAACAACTGTtttgcaatcaggaaggatgctgaTTGACCAAGGTGGTAGACTGTAATGCTCATTGTCGAAGACAACTTTCGCATGAGAGTTAGAATTATAGTTTGCGAGAAAAGCTGCACAACCAGATGGAGATCGGTAGACATGGGCCTGAATTATAGGTTGTAGATGTAAGTGACAGATCAAGCCATATGGGATATATGCACTTCAGTGATGGGAAAAGGTAATCAAGACAAACCTCTTGCATACTTCCAAGGGAAGTCACagttggatcaacagaaaccaatgCCGGCTCACATAACTTAATAGCTCTATGAAGTTCTTTAAGATGTCCATACTTTGGTTCTCTTGCAAGTCCTGGTTAATAACAAAGCAGAGTTTGGGTAAGAATTATCTAGCCCATTTAGCAAAAATTCAATTATTTATATGTCAAAAGTCACCACCATGCTCAAAATAGACAAATAATAGATACAGATAGTGACCATACTGACAGCAACACTATATTTCTAAACTTACCATATTCATCAAGTGGAGCGTCATAATCATAGCTTGTTGTAATGAAGGGACCCCCAGCGGTGCGCCCAAAATTTGTTCCACCATGATACTTTGTTCAGAAGAAAAAACGTGAATATCTCCCCGCAGGAAGCTTCAAGAAAACTTACAAATGGTAATAAGCATATCTACAACTTGTTTTCTGTCATACCATGTAGTAGTTGATAAAAGAACCACCCTTCTGCACGAAGCGAGCAACAGCAAATGAAAGATCTTCAACTGGTCGTTTACGGATGGTCCCACCAAATTCAGTAAACCTACATTATTGTTCATATTAATGCAATTGTACAAAGAAACACTAGGATCAACAGAATCTAAATGATGAACATGTGAACTGCATCAATGAAAACTGTAGCTGTATACTTTTCACAGTAGATTGGATATTTCCCTCGAAAGAGAACTTACCAACCAGTCCAAGCTTCAGTCCACATCGTAGGCTTGGAAGGCGCATTCGGTGTAAATGCATCACAGTAGAAACCATTGCATGCGTTTATCTGTACAAAGGACAATTAAATGTAATTTGAACTACTAGTTCAACAAGTTCGACAAGATGTAGCATACAAACTGATTTGATTATAGTTGTAAAACGAGTCTATATTCTGTATACGAACTGGAACCGGTATTTTAGAAACCTAAAACACTAAATGGAATGCCTTATGGATATAACCTGCACTGAGCTCACAGAAATAAACACGTGAACTTACAtgaccaaaaaagaaaaagaaaaatacccTTAAGAATCTAAGATGTCAAATAATCATCAGTTTGCTACATTTGCGCCATGATCCTTTTAATTCGGCATGGGACAAGATCAACATACCACTGGATCTGGTGCGTCTTCCTGCTTGCACATCACCCACGGCACACCGGTGTCCAATCCCACGGCCATCTTTGCCGCCCAGTCACTGTATGACTTGCCAGCAGCCCCAAACTCTTTCTCTTCTGGCCCATACTCATTCTCAATCTGCAATCCAAATAACAACAGCCAACACCATGAGCAACCAGGGAAAATACGCAGATTAAGACAAACCATGTTGACAAATGCTGAATCACTAACTTCAAGCAAGAAAAGAAGGCAACAATAAGCAGAGCACTTGCAACAAATGAATGAGCAGTTTCGCGTGTCATGGAAGAAAATTTATTTATTTCAGCGTTATGTACAATGGCAAGTTGGCAACTATCTCAACATGCAGTAAACAACCATGCCATGTCAAAGA is drawn from Triticum dicoccoides isolate Atlit2015 ecotype Zavitan chromosome 4A, WEW_v2.0, whole genome shotgun sequence and contains these coding sequences:
- the LOC119284645 gene encoding beta-galactosidase 5, which gives rise to MARRQAAAALLCLAVLATAAAASVLAAAVTYDRKAVLIGGQRRILFSGSIHYPRSTPEMWEGLIQKAKDGGLDVIQTYVFWNGHEPTPGNYNFEGRYDLVKFIKTAQKAGLFVHLRIGPYICGEWNFGGFPVWLKYVPGISFRTDNEPFKAAMQGFTEKIVGMMKSEELFASQGGPIILSQIENEYGPEEKEFGAAGKSYSDWAAKMAVGLDTGVPWVMCKQEDAPDPVINACNGFYCDAFTPNAPSKPTMWTEAWTGWFTEFGGTIRKRPVEDLSFAVARFVQKGGSFINYYMYHGGTNFGRTAGGPFITTSYDYDAPLDEYGLAREPKYGHLKELHRAIKLCEPALVSVDPTVTSLGSMQEAHVYRSPSGCAAFLANYNSNSHAKVVFDNEHYSLPPWSISILPDCKTVVYNTATVGVQTSQMQMWSDGASSMMWERYDEEVGSLAAAPLLTTTGLLEQLNVTRDTSDYLWYMTSVDVSPSEKFLQGGKPLSLSVQSAGHALHIFINGQLQGSASGTREDKRISYKGNVNLRAGTNKISLLSVACGLPNIGVHYETWNTGVNGPVVLHGLDEGSRDLTWQTWTYQVGLKGEQMNLNSLEGASSVEWMQGSLIAQNQMPLAWYRAYFDTPSGDEPLALDMGSMGKGQIWINGQSIGRYSLAYATGDCKDYSYTGSFRATKCQAGCGQPTQRWYHVPKSWLQPSRNLLVVFEELGGDTSKISLVKRSVSSVCADVSEFHPSIKNWQTESSGEAKPELHRSKVHLRCAPGQSISAIKFASFGTPSGTCGSFEQGECHSTKSQTVLEKCIGKQRCAIAISPDNFGGDPCPDVMKRVAVEAVCSPGT